The following are encoded together in the Salvelinus sp. IW2-2015 unplaced genomic scaffold, ASM291031v2 Un_scaffold2857, whole genome shotgun sequence genome:
- the si:ch211-161h7.8 gene encoding thiosulfate:glutathione sulfurtransferase isoform X2 translates to MDDSVVSYKQLKNMLSTHNVQLFDVRNQDEFMAGRIPDSVNIPLGQLEESLKLSPEHFQLQFEVKAPGKDDDNIVFHCQKGRRSAEALAIARQLGFNRARHYQGGYSEWAXHEGK, encoded by the exons CAGCTGAAGAACATGTTGTCCACTCACAACGTCCAGCTGTTTGATGTCCGCAACCAAGATGAGTTCATGGCTGGACGCATCCCGGACTCTGTAAACATCCCAT tgggccAGCTGGAGGAATCTCTAAAGCTGTCACCAGAGCACTTCCAGCTGCAGTTCGAGGTGAAGGCTCCTGGGAAAGATGATGACAACATTGTGTTCCACTGCCAGAAGGGCCGGAGGAGCGCCGAAGCTCTAGCCATCGCCCGACAACTGGGCTTCAACAG gGCTCGGCACTATCAGGGGGGGTACAGTGAATGGGCCRCACATGAGGGAAAGTGA